From Verrucomicrobiota bacterium:
ATCATGATTTGATCGCACCGTCCGCCCAGATATCCGGCTACCGCGCCCCACAATACGCCGATGAACAAGCTGACGCCTGCGCCCACCAACCCCACGAGCAGTGAAATCCGCGCGCCATAAACGATCCGGCTCAGCAGGTCGCGGCCATGGACGTCCGTGCCGAACCAATGGGTGGAGCCAGGCGGCTGGAACTGGGCGTCCGACAGCGCGAGGGGAGAATGCCGCATTCCCGAAGGCAGCCCGGAAGCGATGCGGGCCGTGTTGAAGATGGGCCAACACAAGATCAAGACGATGATGAGGCCGAGAAACCAGGCGCCGCCGCACGCTGCGCGGTTCGCTTTGAATCGGCGCCACGCGGCCTGGCCGGGGCTCAGGTGCAAATCAGCGCTCCTCATAGCGCACGCGCGGATCCAGCCAGGCGTAAGCCAGATCCACAATCAGATTCAGAACCAGCAGCAAGACCGCATAGAGAAGGACCAGGCCCACGGCCAGCGTGTAGTCTTTGTTCAGCGAACTGTTCACCATGAGGACGCCAATGCCAGGGAGCTGAAAAATCGTTTCGACCACGAACGACCCGGTCAGCAGATCGGCGAGCAACGGTCCTGAATAGGACACCACCGGCAAGACCGCGTTGGGAAAGGCGTGCCGCCAGAGCACCGCGGCTTCGCTGAGCCCCTTCGCGCGCGCCATCAGGATGTACGGGGCGGGGAGCGTGTTGAGCATGCCCTCGCGCATCAGCCTCGAAATGCGCCCGGCGAAAAATAGTCCCAAGGTGATCGTCGGCAAGATCGCGTGCAGTGGCGACCCCCACAAAGCGACTGGAAACCATTTGAGTTCGATGGCGAAGAGCATCGCCAGCACCGGTCCGACGACGAGCGCGGGAACGCACACGGCCAGGAACGCAAAAAAGCTTGCGGCGTATTCGTCCCAGTACCCTTTGCGGACCGCCGTGTAAACCCCTAGCGGAATCCCGATCCCCATCGCCAGACAAAAGGCCAGCGCGCCGATCGCCAGCGACACCGGGAGTCCCTGGGCAATGATCTCGTTGACCGTGTGATTGCGGTGTTTGAGCGAAGGTCCCAGATCGCCTCGGATCAACCCGCCCTGGAAGAGCTGAAGTTTCCCATCGTTGAACTCCCAACCCACGCCGAGGTAGCGCAGATATTGTTTCCAGACCGGTTCATCGAGGTGAAATTTCGCTTTGAGCGCCCGTTCAATTTCCGGCGAAGCCGGCGCACGATCTCTATCGAACGGCCCGCCCGGCGCCACCCGGACCAGGACAAACGCGAGCAGGCTGATGATCAGGAGCAACGGGATCATCAACAGGAATCGCGTCAGGAAATACCAGCGCATCGGACGAATCGTAAGGCGTAAAACGTAAAACGTAAAACGTAACGAATGCGGCTTCGTAATCCCCGTTGCGAAGGCCGGTGGGGCGAGTGTCCTCGCGAGCCAAATTCAATCGAACTCTGCGATGGACCGGCTCGGCAGGAGTCCTCGCCCCACCAAGACCGAGGCATTACCTCCGACTTACGTTTTACGTTTTACGGATTCCGGTCCGTTTGCTTCCAAATCGCCCGGAGCGGATGTTCGCCGCGGACGTTGGGATAGACGCCTTGAATGCGCGTCGCGTCGTAGCCTTCCAAACCGGCGTAAACGTAGAGCGGCACGATGGGGACTTCGTCACGGATCAGGAGACCTTCGGCGGCTTGCAGCAATTGAGCCCGTTCCCGCCGGTCTATTTTGGCGTTGGCTTCGCGCAG
This genomic window contains:
- a CDS encoding ABC transporter permease, encoding MRWYFLTRFLLMIPLLLIISLLAFVLVRVAPGGPFDRDRAPASPEIERALKAKFHLDEPVWKQYLRYLGVGWEFNDGKLQLFQGGLIRGDLGPSLKHRNHTVNEIIAQGLPVSLAIGALAFCLAMGIGIPLGVYTAVRKGYWDEYAASFFAFLAVCVPALVVGPVLAMLFAIELKWFPVALWGSPLHAILPTITLGLFFAGRISRLMREGMLNTLPAPYILMARAKGLSEAAVLWRHAFPNAVLPVVSYSGPLLADLLTGSFVVETIFQLPGIGVLMVNSSLNKDYTLAVGLVLLYAVLLLVLNLIVDLAYAWLDPRVRYEER